CAATCTGCAGGcaaaatacataaacacataaaATATTTGTCAGTATTAACAGCCAGAGAATGAATTAATAGATCTGCTATGGAAGGAAGATTAagcatttgtttggggttttttttgggtaaaaattaacaaattaggtctttttaaattacattttattttatgtgtgcAGATGTACATTTTCTGTTGTCTCCCATTTTCATATTTAGTACAAACATATGGCAAAGGCTAGTTTGCCTGTTAAAATAGACAAGAATCAGACAGTAGTTCTGAACTAAGAGCCACTTCAAATATGTTTGAATCTTTCTGCTACCTTCAAGAGAAGCAAAGTCAATCCCAAACTACAGAATCCTATGGATATATGGTGGGAAAGCAAATGTAATTCCTAAGGTTTATATTTACTAAGCTATTGTAAAATACTATGTTAATAGTTGGAGGTCTATAGAAATCCATAGTTAGAGATAGCAGTAGGTAGATAGAGATCCATAGTTAATAATaacttaaagcaaacaaacagcaaaaaaatagtTTGTCTAACCAGgctagaaaaatcaaaatatgccAATTAAATGAAACACAGTGAGAATAGGAAACTTCTGTATTCCTTACGTGCCATTCTAGTTGGTCACTGCTTATCTCTCTCCTTCACTATGTCAATGTAGTTCAGGACCTCCAGAGTCCTTCTGCCAGCCAAACTCAAATATTCGGCTTCAGAAGAAAACACCGCTATTCCTGCTGCGCTGCCTGTGCCTGCAGGCTGCAGCGCCTCATGTGCTGGCATTTTGTGCCCTCCAGCGGTGCCTgcggtgctgggaggagggattccccccgggctgcgggcagagggaagggagctcCCACAGCCGCACACCTGCGTGCTGCCACACTGGGTGGCAACATCCACTTTCTCTACTTTTGTAACAGAGCTCTCAGTCTGCGACCAAACATCACACCTGATACTGCGAGTGACGTGCTCTCTCTTAAGGGCTTGGTGTAACGAGCTGCCCTCAGATGGGGCGGCgtggtttttattttcctcctctgtggCACATAAAATAGAGTCTTTCTCCTGAAGATGGTTTGCTGCTTCTCTAGCCAAAATACTGCTGGGCGGGAGAGGCACAGTTCTGGTGCAAGAGGTCTTGGGGGGCTCTGTACTTGCTGAGGCTGAGATCAGGTTGGCATCGTCTATCTTCAAAGACCGTTCATTCAGATATTCCTTCTTTTTGGCTGtgtcttcctcttcagcctgTCTGAACAGAATTGTGTGAATGTAACTGTTAAATAGTTCAATAACTAAGGACTAAGTTAATGAAAATGGTTTtagttgtttggggatttttttcagtctttctccaGGGGTGTACTCCCGGCCTTTGTTGAAGAGAAGGTGGGTAAGGCGGACCTTCACTCTCACACAGAATGTATATTGTGGCATTTTTGTGTTCAAGAATGGCTGAAAACACACAGTGTGTCAAATATTCCTGCCTTACAGGCATGTAATGTAAGGCAGGTATACATCAGGGAAGAGAGCAGAAGCTTGCTTAGCATCTTCCCACAGTCATGTTACTGTAATTCCACAAGGCCTGATATTATCAAGAGACCAGACCACATGTTAAACTACTTAGGAAAATTTACAGCTAgtaatttcttgtcttcctcACACATGAAGTTGCCttgtacaaaacaaaaccataaataagaTTCCAGCTACATCCACCCTTAGATGCACTCAGGCATACAGATACCGTGCAAATGAACCCCtgcaaaccataaaggggcagtgCTCACCGTGCCAGGACTAGAGCTGAAACAGCTCTCTGTCTGCCTTGGAGAGTAACTGGGAGACTGGCTGCTGAGTGACGACTCCACATCTGAAAAATGAggttaaaaggaaagaaaggttgcCCACCAAAAATTCCCCAATCATCCAACTCTCAAGTATAGCATGTAGAATTGAACATTCCTACATCTGATGCAGTTTTAAGATACTGTTGAATGAATAAAGTGTTAGCAAGGTCAGTCTAGGTCTTGGCAATAGCTGATTCTTCTCCTCTCAGGACAACACGTCGTAACACAAAGCATGAGACAGGTTCCCCAAAGCTTCAGCTATGCCGTTAATCAGCAGCCTGCACCGGCAGCAGAACTGTGCTACGCAAAagcaaggtcaggttggacaggactCTGACCAACCTGctctagttaaagatgtccctgctcattgcagggggcgtggactagatgacctttaaaggtcccttccaatctgaaccattctatgattctatgaaaaggaggaaggactctgcagagcaagggcagggagagaaCACAGCAAACTCCCTGCACACATTGGTTGCCATACAAATTACATGGGCTTATGGCCATGTTTTCCTCTTGGAGGCCCTTGGGAGATCTTCTGCTCTGAaatgcagccagcacagctgacccctACAGCTACTGAGGGAGCAAAAAGGACGTGGGATTGCCCTGCTGACTCCTCTCACTCTGTGCACATGTGGAACGACAGCATATAGTCTAGGGAAAAGCATAAAGACTAGTAAAGACTAGACCAGTAAAATGGCACATGTCAAACATCTAATGAAGGTATTAATTAATAGAGAAAACGTGTCCAAGGTTTTTTCCAACCAACAGAGGTCTGcaggaatagaaagaaagaaaatgactggCATTTACTTGGCATTTTACTATGTGGTGATGTTGGTAAACTTGAGTTGTGGTGTTCAGATTAATACTCTTGACCTCTctcttagatttttcttttttttttagcagttacCCCTACTTTCAGAGCTGGCTTTTCAGTTTAGGGGACAACCTTGGAAGAAATGGGACAATGAAAAATACGTCTGTAATACTCACCAGAGAGAAGTTAACCTGAATTTATCTCTTCAAGGAAAAGCAAATATAGATAGTTCTTAGTTACCTGGTAATGCTAGTCTTCTTTATACAGTGCTGCGTGAATCAAAAATACAAGCCCTCATCAATTGTAACATCCTAAAAAGATCAAAACACTTCTCCCTGGCTTTAAAAGTAACTGTTTCAGTTTCACATGtagagaaaaatatgatttttgaaTTAATAATGTATAAATGGTACTAACCCTTCTCCATCTCGTGAAGATTTGAACTCACTCCAAACTTATACTCTTTCTCTTGTGCTgttgcaaacttttaaaaataagtaaatgttaATAGTGAGGGTTCAGCTGGATCACCACCTCAGGTTAAGTGAGGAACATTCAGTTTCTGTATTACATAAAGGAGTCACTGCACTGTACCACAAATTATTTCAAGAAGTACCAAACCCCTGACCAATTCTGTATGGACCTGGGTGACTTCTGTGGGCAAAATATCTACATGATTCTTCATATGTATACTGGCATAAAGTTCCTTTATAATGCTGAAGCGTCCTGCATATAATGTCTGGGCACTGCCTGCAGAATCTGATCCTAAGGGTTAATGGGTAATTTACGCAAAGTATTTCAGGCAACAGCTTAGGTGTGAATCAAACCATGTAAATCATGGACCTGAAAGGGCTATCTATCTGAATTACTTAACTAGAAGCTGTTCTTTCTGGCGGCCCTATAGAAACCATGAAGGAAAAGAAGCTTCCACAGAAGTTAATTCAGAGAAGCTAAATTCAGTTTCTACCTTGTGGACATTCCTTTTCCACCTCGAATGGTGCAAACAGTAGGTTTGACAAAAAAAATATGTCTCTTTAAAAAGTTACCTCTTCAAATCCAAAGAGCTGGTTCTGTCTCCAGGCTGATTCTTTCACAGACTCATCGTCACTGAGGGATGCAAACACAGAGTTCTCTGGTAAGTGGTTTCCCCTCctgtacttttattttctttctgaattaaaatcATTACTGGTGACTTTTTTGTCTTcgatttttattttgtcttcagtAACCATGAAATGCTTCCCACTATTGAGAACATTGAACTTATTTCTGAACCTGAGATTTAACACCAAGaatctgtttttcacaaaattctcttctgttgaaatgcaaaatgtaataTGAGAGATGACAGAAGATAGTGCTGCTTTGTAAAACGGAAGGTGTTATTGATCAGAGTCCTTGATAAAATTGTCTGTTTTAAAACATGGGGCACTCATATGCTAACTTTAGCCCAGGAAAGACACTGACTtcctctgaagtcagtggaaggagACACGGACTTTTAGAGGGCAAATCAGAGCAACAGCTTAACTTCAGGGACTCAAAATTGTCCCGTGAAGCAGTCTTTCTCTATACTTATCATAAGCACGTGAACAATGGTACAAAGGGCTTACATGCGCGTAAGTTTATGCACATTATTCACTACTATTTTCACTGGGAAAACTTGGTCCTCAGTAATACTATTTAGAATTTTGCTTTCATGTCCTCTTGGCAGGATTTATCCAGTTCAGCAAGGTCTCTGCAGTTATCACTAGTTCATAGACTGATAATTTCTATGGCACTCACCTTCTTTTTCTTGAATAGTTCTGTACATTCTCCTTTAAGTTAATCCGCTGATCATGGTGATAAGCAAAtgtctctaaaataaaaaagtaaacctTGATTTTTAAACGCAATAGCATAAatgcaatttgaaaataaatgcttctgtcaatttttaaaaataatttaaataattagatttaaaattaaattactgcaTTCTGAAGATTCATTACATGTTTTCAGTCAGAGCAGACACATGTCTGGTTATAAAAACATATGTCtttaaaaggagaataaaaactAGAATGTATGTCCTTAAAATATTGACACTCACCAATTTTTTCAAGGTTtgcaggtttttctttgttttcagaggTCATGAAGTAGTGCTGTCCCTCATGACAGTCCTGCAAGAGGGCTTTATGAAGTCCACTGGTTTTCTTGTAGCTTGCACTTGTGGCATTGTTACTTTTAAGTAAAACCTGTTCTGGAGCTGTGAAAATGCCTTCAAGTTGTCTGTCTACAgaacttttttttgcattgattGCAGGATAAGCCTCTCTAGTATCATAATGATAATTTCTGTTGGTCATTTGATTTCTATCATCATGATCAATGAAAAAAATGGCAGTACTGCTTTGGTtaacaaaaggattaaaatgcTTTGTGGAAGGATTATTATGGATTGGTTGGCTCTCATCTTTGAACAGTGCTAGAAAGGAACAATCACTTCCATCTTGGGGAGCTTTCAATTCTGCAGTTTCTTTCACAACATCAAACAATGGTTCTTTTATTCCTTCACTGTTTTCTGATTCGTTACTGGTCATTATCACTGGATTTTTCCTAGCAGAATTCATATAGTCTATcctgggggtggggtggaggaagggtagaaaagaaaaaacagtttgctTAGTACGTACATAAGCAAAATACTAACTGCTAACACAACAAATTATGGTAACTTGGTGAAAAAATCTGAAAGACTTTACTCACCACACTTGCTTTTGTCCCAAATATACATTATTTCAACTGAAAAAGTGTCCTATTTCCACTTTATACTAAGGTTGATTTAAAAGGGGTTCTGTTTCATGATGTCTCTAAACATACCGAGACATCCTCCTGAGTAGGGAACTGTGATTTATAAAATCAGCCACAGTATGTCACTGCTGCTCCATCAGCTGACCAAAGAAGTCCacttcggggggaaaaaaaaaaaaagaaaaagaaaaagaggaagacagcTTCTTCTGTTCATAAAAGTTGTTTATTCTTCAAGACTACAGTTCTCTCCTGTACTGAAAGCCCATAATAAGCTCTGGGTGCGCTTCTTAAGTCCTGGTCTCTTTACCAAGTGACTTCCATTTGTACTTGAGGTCAGTAATCCTAATTCAGCACAGAATTTTTCTATTCCGCTGTCAGGAGGCCAGTCAGACATTTTGTTTTGCCCATACTTCCCTACCCCACTTCTCATAGTAGTGGTTTTGAAGATACTCCCATGCTAGCATCATTAGCGTGAAAGCTATCATACTTTCACTTACTTGGCTTTTAATCTaacattttcactgcttttttctaGGCTTGATCTGTTGACTGACCTTTCAGAAAATCTGAGCAAAAAGTTGAGAGGCTTCTGAAGCACAAAGAATTGGCGAAGAGGTCATTTAAAAAATTTTGAGCAACGCTATCAGTGAaacttgaaaactgaaatgtaGTACAGAAAACTCTTACTGGAGAAAAATTCTGTAATGTTTTGATGAGCAAATACTTGGAACTGGATAAAGATCCTAAATAAGTAAGTAGTGTCCTCTActtacagacacacacaccccccctccgAACAGCTTTAAAACGATAAACACACTAGAGTTTTTTCTGGAGAAACTTGGATAGATCTACATGAGGAAGgtaaaaacattttgtgaagtAATTCAGAGGCTCCTTCTTCACTCCAGATGAACATTTTGTAATGTTAAGTAAATGTTAATAGTAGATGAGGAAATAGCTAAGCACTATTCAGAGTGAAAGATATCTGCTATTTTTATAAGACACCTGAAATTTTTAGTTAATATTTAATGATCTTGAGGTGCCACAGCTCTCAGATGTATGCACATTGATTACATCATCAATATGTTATAATTACATTAAAGGATTGTGTAAGTTTATACTCTACTTTTCACATACAGCGAAAGAAACTCCCTTCCCAGGAACTGCCAGCTCTTGAGGTAAAAGAATTTATGGCTATAatggatgaaaacaaaacaaggacaATACAAAGAAATGGATTTGAAGAACAGTTGGAAAGCAGATGTTATTAGTGAGCCATGAATGGGCAGAGGACTAAGGGAGGTGCCATAAGCAGAGTGCAGGCCTGAGGGCCTGTGGAGAAATGAAAGGGGAGATGTAGGCGAGATAAGGTTAGGTAGGGCTTTAATGTGAAGATATTAATCAGGAATTCACCAAGATATACAGCAAGGTGAATGTTATCCTCATTTTAGGTTTTGCTGGAGAAAGTCAGGAGAAGctaggagaagagagaaagagaaagttaAGGTGGCTAGGACTGGAAGCTGATGGGTTCATCTAGTTATCATGTGGTCAGCGAGCTTATCAGTCACTTGACTCACAGGCAAACAAGTCGTAGGTACTTCAGGAACAGCAAAATAATATATGGCCTTTTTACGGCTCTATCTAGCCAAAGCTAGAGACTAATAGGAACTTTCAACCACACGGCAGACTTACAGAATAAAAAGAGTAAAGAAAGATTAGCTCTTAAGACCCCTAAATCCAAGGCAAGAGCCTctggaaagaaactgaaatgaaatgttcaGTATAAATGAGTCTGGCCCTAAACACTCTGcgattaaaaagatttttaatcagcacatacaaaaagaaatatattccagATTTCTacccattcttttaaaaaaagtgtatattCTTATAAAAGCATTATTGAACCAATTCTAAAAAAACCCTGCTATAGTAGGATCACAtatgaaagagaagggaaaaaattatttgttcctgGAATCCCAAACAGTGTAGGTGGAGAAGTTGCTCAATTGCTACAGCATCAAGGTCATCAGAAAAGCACTTGCAACAGTGACCAGTACTAATGAGAGCTGGGGCAGCTACCCTCCCTGTGGCCTCTTAGTAAATCTGTGCTTCTCACTCAGGGTGAATTCAGTAACACCATCATGTGTGTGATGTTGCAAAAAATAGATCACGGTTCCAAGTGCCTACCTAAAATTCACATTTTGCTGCCTTTCAGCAAATTTAAATAGCTCAGTATGTTCAgtctttccatttaatttcaatttccatttgaaaagtaccaaaaatgaaagaaaaatcaagtagCAATAGGTTTCAGATTATCTTAGTATTTTTCTTACTTAAATTTGACTGTTATTTCTCTCTTTAATGTAAAATCACTGCCTACCTATGCAATGGCTTAAACAGTTCCTGAGGAACTGCATCGGACTTCCTGAAAATACACGGGTTTGGAGATTTTGTAATCCAAGGGTCTTGATCAGAACTATTTCCTGGCTGAGAAAACAGTAGACGCTGTCAAACTCTGAATATATATAATAGTCATAGTGTTTAAAACTTTAAAGTTGGGTTTGCAAACAACATACATGTTTTCCCactattttcacttctttttgtctttatggTAGAAGTCAAAACTTCCTTACTGCCCAACTGAGTTCTGTACAACTCATACTTTTCCATATTTGTGTATCACTGTTAATATGCAAAATGTCCTTTTAAGCACCCCATCCTCTCATAGTATGAACAAGCTTGATAGACTGGAACAAGCTTGATAGACTGTACCAAGCTGAAGTTCCTCTGAAGATCACATAATCATAGAAAGCTGTTgtctggaagggacctcaagagatATCTATTCCAacctgttcaaagcagggccagcttcacAATTAGGCCAGATTGTTCAGGATTGTTCAGGTCTGAGATTCCACAACCTGTTTGGATGGCCTCTTATGGTGCTTAGCTACTTTTGTGACAATATTTTTTCCCTATACAAACAGAATTTCCATTGTTGAAACTTGTGACTTTTACTTCTTGCCTCTGGCTCTGTCCTGTCTGTAACTCTGTTTAGACTGTGGAAGACAGCAGTTATTTCACCCCACATCCCCATAGCCTTCTCTTTCCCAAGCTATGAAAGCCCTCTTTGCTCAGTCTCTCCACATTCATCATGTGCTCCAATCCCCTAacaatttttgtggcccttcattggtcTTGCTACAGTTTGTGATCTCTTTTTTGTACTGGGGgtcccaaaactggacacagtatttcaGATGTGTTCTCACATATGCTGCTTAGAGTGAAACAATTACTTGCCTTTGACACTGGGTATGCTCTTTATAATACAGCCCTCTATGTAGTTGGCCTTCGCTACTACAAGGGTGCACTGCTGACTTGTGtacaacttgttgtccaccagcaccctcaggtccttctctgcaaaatTGCTGCCTACTCAATCAGTCCCCACCTGCAGTGATGTGTGGGGTTATTTCTCCCGAGGTGCAGGGCTTTGTATTTCTCTGTGTTAAACTCTATGAAGTTCCTGGTGGCCTTCTGCTTGTCAAAATCCCTATGAGCAGCAGCCCTGCTACCGTAATGACCACTCTGCCAGTTTGGTGTCATGCATGAACCTGCTGAGGtgctgagggtgcattctgtCCCATTGTCCAACTCTCTAATGAAGATGTACTGGACTTAGTATTAATCTCTGGGGATCCCTGCCATTACTGACCTGTTGCCAATTAGACTTCAGCCCACAGACAACTACTTTGAGCATGATGGTaacagccagttttttacccatctTATTGTCCACTCATCTGGTTCATACCTCCCCACTTTGGCTGCTAGAATCCTATGGGAAACCTTGTCAAAAGCCTtcctaaagtcaaggtaaataaTATCTGCTACTCTCCCTTATTCACAGAGCtagtcatttcatcacagaaggcaatcGGGTTCATCAGGCACAGTATGGCCTTGAAAGTAAATAATCTatgctggctgttcccagtcaccttcttgttcTTCATGTACCTTGGAACTGCCTCCAGGAGGTCTAGTTCCATAATCCTTTCAGGGACAGAGGTGAGGTGATACTTCCCCAGATCATGCTTACATTTTTGCAGATGGGCATaacatttgtatttcttgttACTGAGAAGCCTTCCTGATCACCACAGTCTTTCAAAGATGATAGGCATCTGCCCTGCAGTGGTGTCATCCAACTCCCTCAATATACTTGGATGCACCCTGTCCAGTCCCATGTATTTCTTTTATGTCCAGGTTACTAAGGATTCCCTAACTTGTTCCTTCGCTACTGTTTTGTACCACTCTCCCGCAAACTTTCTGCTGAGCTTGAAGATGTGCCAGAGAGCAGACCTTGTCAGAAAGGCCTGAAGCAAAGGTCTTGAGTGCCTCAgacttttccatgtcctttgtcactagGTCATCAACTCTATTTAGCTGTGGACAgcattttcctgtgtttccttttgcTGATGACATACCTATACAAGTCCTCCTTGCTGCCCTTCTCACCCCTTGTGAGTTTCAGCTCTGGCCACCCCTCCAAGCTCAGGGGATGCTTCTGTATTCTTCCTGGGTGGCCCATCCCTCCTTCCACACTTCCTTTTTGCATTTCAGCTCAGTCAGGAGTTCCCTGATTCCGCCAAACTGGCCTCCAGGACCTACTCATTCTCTTGCACATTGAGGTGGACCGTCCTTGTGTTTTGAAAACATCTTGGGCTCCTTGGTCCTTCAGGTCAGCTTCCTGTGGGTTTCTGCCTACCCATTCCCTGAATAACACATCTCCCCTTCTGAAGCCCTGAAGTACTCCTTCCTCACTTACCTCAAGACTTTAAAATACCACTGGTGATATACTTagaatttgttttattattttcaataaataatgtattttctaaaaataaaacatattatgAGAGCCCCCTTATATTTGCTATTACTTTTCTAAGGATGATTCTTCTAAGAGTCCCaaagttaagaaaaagaaaaaaaaagtaacatgcaTCAGAACAAATAActttaaatcattttttaaacttaacttGAGTTAAACAGCAGGCTTTCTTCAATCCTTTTAGGAGCATTGAGAATACTGTAAGAACTGTGTTACTCACTGAGACACTGCATGATTAAAAATTAGGTCACAGTGATCAACTGGGATCATATGTTACCCAGTTATACTAATTGTACATTTAAGAAAGCTGTATTTATAACTGTAATACATTTCAGCTTTCTTTAGCCAACTTTACAagccagaaacaaaagaaagccagCGGTCTGTGACTAACTCTCTTTCTGCCGATATCAGCGATACTGAGAGCTCAGTGAACAAAAGCTCAAGTTAAGCATATTTCATAACAATGTaagaaatgtatttgtatatgtatGGAATATTCATTGCCTACCAGAAATGTTGATCATTCATAATTATCTTCACCATTACACTAATTCTACACCCCAaataaatgaaagtttaaaataattctgcGGAAATGACAAAATATTAATCAAACCTGGTTTTGCAGCTTCTCTTCATAGGTTTGTTCCCAAGGGTTGCCCATTAGGTTTGTGttgaaattttcttctgaaaattgtGTACAGTTAGAGGAccaaaaaacagaagaggacaaTGGACAGGCACTAAAAGCTCTTGCTGTGTTGTCTTCATGTTCCATAGTAGAGTCAGCGTACGTTAATTCTGTTACTTGTGATAACTAGACAAAACATAGAAaagagacattttatttttctataaaataaaatgtaagcatAAAGTTCAAAGTAATCAAACTTTATCTTTTACATCTCTGCACATATACCACATGCAAGAGAAAATTTTCATGTATTCTGATAcgattttttcattaaaaacataagGTATTAAGGGCTTATTTCAGGGAAACACATAAGTACCTACTTAAGTTGAAGCATGCACACAAATGTTATTCTGAGGAGAGAGaggtataaatacatttttagctTCAGACATGTAGGTAAATGATCTGCTGACTTGGTTCTCAAGtagtaaaatggaaaatattttactgcattGAGGAGAGAACTCCAGCATGTTGTGATACCAACAATGCCATCTCAAGCAGATCAGAACACAAGGAGAAATTTGAAGGCAAAACTCATGAAATGTCACTGTATCCACAGCTACATGCAAGTAATGCCTGTAGTCCAACTTATCCAGTGGAAGCAGCACAAACTACTAATGGAGTGCAAAAGCCTTGTACATTAATTGCACAAAATCTTTATACCTCAAAACTGTACATTTCCAGAAAGCTGAAAATTATGACTTTTATAGCCCCTCTTTCTGTTTAATAAAGTGGATATATCTTAATTACTTACATTGGATATACTTCAACTTATGAAGATTTTAAAACCAGTATTTGCAACACACAGgctttagaatttattttttgatCCATACATTAAATTAGCTTTCTGTTTGTGCACACTGCATTATCACATGTTTTGATGAACTGATGTAAATCTATCCATACAAGTGGAGGTTGAGGAGAAACTTAGCTATCATTTTGATCCGTTATTTCTGGCCAcgctaaaatgaaaatatgtccTCTGTCTtcaagaaacagatgaaaaagagTCATAAAGGAAGGCTGACTTAATGTGATATCCAAAAAGTAGTGGCAGCTCGTGGTGATCTTGGTTGAAACACATTAGACAGCTAAACTTTTCACCCATACTAAGTAATTCTTCCTGACTCAAAAGAAAGGAACTTCTAACACTAGAAAAACATCTGTCTTTCTCACTCTAGCAAAATGTGCTTTGGCAACATGAGTGGGCCAAGAACATACAGAACAATACTGTGCAAGCATCTTTTGCAAGCGTCTTTTCCTCAGGGTCCTATCTGATATGAATAGCAGGAGTCAGTGGAGCTGTTATCAACCAAGTCTGAGTAACCTGAACTAAGTGTCTTCTAACATTTACTAacttggttgggtttttttgttcggttGGTTTTTTACACAACAGTGGAATGGGTCATTAAAAAAAGCCTAAATTCCACCCAGAGAACGTTTTTCACTGTAACCTCAATAAGTGTATGAACTTCCCAATTATATCCACTGAAACTTGTACTTAAGTTCCTCTTAAAGACTCACTTCTGTCTATGCTTCTCACATTTAAtcatttcacatttctgcatattgtttttaatttaccTGCTGTTGGCCTCAGTCTCTTTCCCATAATCTCTGTCCTTTGTGACTAGCTTAGAGCACAGATATTCTTAAGTATTTTGGAAAATGCCTAGAACAATGTGAGCCTTTCAAGAAATACAtaagaaatagaaacaaatataaaatatgacTGGCAAATAACATATCAGTATAGCCTTAAATATGAAGACTTCACATGTTTCTGTATCCATGAGATTTGGTGACTCTttgaaaaatcacttaaaaatacAGTCTTTGCTGCACATTTTTAGCTTTACATCAGTGAGAACAATAAACTTACTTACATTATGCTGGTATTTTACTTTCTCTGAGAGATGCTGCCTTCTGCTGTCCAATACTTGCTTTTGTAACCttgtaaaatgaataaaagcagacTATGAAATACAAGATATAAGATCTATAAGATTAAAAACGTTCTGAGTatcaatttcaaaataatttaagaatatttttccacACATCTTAAAAAGGCCTGATTCTTAAGCAGTTATGAGCAGCCAGTGTGTGAGTCAGTCACTTTAGGGTGTCTGAAGTTGGATGGGAAAACAGTGTAAGtggaaaatgctgtttaaatAGCCTGCTCTGTGAGATAAACTTAGTGTTTGTACCTGACATgagtaaagaaacatttttttacaaatCTCTCAG
This genomic interval from Calonectris borealis chromosome 1, bCalBor7.hap1.2, whole genome shotgun sequence contains the following:
- the REDIC1 gene encoding regulator of DNA class I crossover intermediates 1, with the translated sequence MRLLGVSSPRSSAVSLDLLNLYVVNQISTKKCNTENMRKPVHIDITEDVKIPVRRHNIELPMSPLRIQHTSNLDDIQNRLQKQVLDSRRQHLSEKVKYQHNLSQVTELTYADSTMEHEDNTARAFSACPLSSSVFWSSNCTQFSEENFNTNLMGNPWEQTYEEKLQNQPGNSSDQDPWITKSPNPCIFRKSDAVPQELFKPLHRIDYMNSARKNPVIMTSNESENSEGIKEPLFDVVKETAELKAPQDGSDCSFLALFKDESQPIHNNPSTKHFNPFVNQSSTAIFFIDHDDRNQMTNRNYHYDTREAYPAINAKKSSVDRQLEGIFTAPEQVLLKSNNATSASYKKTSGLHKALLQDCHEGQHYFMTSENKEKPANLEKIETFAYHHDQRINLKENVQNYSRKRSDDESVKESAWRQNQLFGFEEFATAQEKEYKFGVSSNLHEMEKDVESSLSSQSPSYSPRQTESCFSSSPGTAEEEDTAKKKEYLNERSLKIDDANLISASASTEPPKTSCTRTVPLPPSSILAREAANHLQEKDSILCATEEENKNHAAPSEGSSLHQALKREHVTRSIRCDVWSQTESSVTKVEKVDVATQCGSTQVCGCGSSLPSARSPGGIPPPSTAGTAGGHKMPAHEALQPAGTGSAAGIAVFSSEAEYLSLAGRRTLEVLNYIDIVKERDKQ